The following coding sequences are from one Anguilla rostrata isolate EN2019 chromosome 16, ASM1855537v3, whole genome shotgun sequence window:
- the LOC135242654 gene encoding uncharacterized protein LOC135242654: MIIIIKTNVIIIIKTITIIIKTIIIIIKTITIIIKTITTITIIIITLLNSSCCCSSVAKRTLLTCQLGAVPQPATPLSPPCPSACHAPQPAMPLSLPRPSARHAPQLATPLSPPCPSACHAPQLGGARRWSRSPSCDITGPDTRHATSVRPPNPPRLRHSEVQTVNDPRGKKELHPERKSCTPTPAAGLSAPTSRL, from the coding sequence ATGATCATTATCATTAAAACCaacgtcatcatcatcatcaaaaccatcaccatcatcatcaaaaccatcatcatcatcatcaaaaccatcaccatcatcattaaAACCATCACCactatcaccatcatcatcatcacactgtTAAACAGTTCATGCTGTTGCTCCTCTGTTGCCAAACGAACCCTTTTAACCTGTCAGCTGGGCGCAGTCCCACAGCCCGCCACGCCCCTCAGCCCGCCATGCCCCTCAGCTTGCCACGCCCCTCAGCCCGCCATGCCCCTCAGCTTGCCACGCCCCTCAGCCCGCCATGCCCCTCAGCTTGCCACGCCCCTCAGCCCGCCATGCCCCTCAGCTTGCCACGCCCCTCAGCTGGGCGGGGCCAGACGGTGGAGCCGCTCGCCATCCTGTGACATAACCGGGCCTGACACCCGCCACGCCACGTCAGTCCGCCCGCCAAACCCGCCCAGGCTCCGGCACTCTGAAGTGCAAACTGTCAACGACCCGCGCGGAAAGAAAGAGCTGCACCCCGAAAGAAAGAGCTGCACCCCGACTCCAGCAGCCGGACTGTCTGCCCCAACATCGCGTCTGTGA